Part of the Ignavibacterium album JCM 16511 genome, TGAGATTGGTGATAAGGAAAATTCAAATACGTGTATTTCTGAAGCATTGGAGTTAAATAAAAAATTAGGGAATTATGAGCAACAAGCTAAAATTCTTATGAATCAGGGAGTGATGCTTTTAGAAGATCATAAGTTTGAAGAAGCAATAAATTTATTCAGGAATTCAAAAGTATTATTCAGAGTTCAGAATAATAAATTCCTTGAAGGTCTGTGTAATTCAAATTTGGGCGAAGCTTACTTGTACTCCTGCGATTATCAAAATGCTTATGAATCTTTAATTGAAGCTCAGGAAAAGTTTAGTCTGGTTGGAAATGTGGATGAAGAATTGCGTGTTCTTTTTCTTCTAGGTAAATTCTGGTTTATCATTGGTGATGTATATGAACTTGAAAAAATTATCAATCAGTTTGAATATTATTCTTATACAAAATCTTTTTTGACTGAAGAACACTCAACTACTTATGAATTCTTAAAATTTATGTTACAAATCCTAAATGATGATCGTATTCCGGTTGATCATGTTATCAACCTTCTCAGAAGGGTTGATGAAAATAATATTAATCTATCCGGAGATTTGTTTTTCATTTTGCTTGAAAGATTTTGCAATAATAATCGAATAAATGATGCATTATATATTATCAAAGAACCCGTTTTTGGTAAGCTAAGTAATGCGAATAATTATTTGGCGGCATATTCGGATTTTATAAATGGATTGATAGTCCGGAATGAAAAGATTGAAGGAATGAACTCACCTTTAGAATATTTTGAGTTGGCATACTCAAAACTTGAAAATGAAAGCATAACAGAATTAACCTGGAAAGTTCTTGTAGCTATTACTGAGATGTATCTTGAAAGAGGAAATTATCATCGTGCAAAGAAACCGAGATTGTATGCATTGGAATTGATAAATCTATTAGCCGATTCGATTTCCAATCCAAGAATCAGAGTTAAATTTTTGGAAAAGAAAGAAAGAAAAAATGCATTGGATATTCTGAAAAAACTTAACGATAAAGTTAAAGAAAATGAACTCCAACAAAATTAAAATTAAAATATTTTCTGACAGCGATGATATGGTAATGCTTAACTCTGCTCTTAAGCAGATTGAACTTGACAGCATACCAATTGTTTATACAAATGTTAAGTACTTCGTGCCTGAAGAGAATGCAATAATAATTATTCAGCCTGAGTCACTGGATTCAAAGATGTTGTTTGAAATTGGTCCGCAGGTTAAAGAACATCCAAATAAGTTTCTTGCTGTTGTCAGCAATAACAACGCTCTACTTGTCAGCACAATAGTAAAGTTTGGAATAAATGATGTATTTGTCTTCCCGTATGAAATAATGAAATTTGTCAATCGTCTTAAAGAGCTTATCGTAAATAAAATTTATCTTACAAATAAAGATAGTGATCCATCTCTTTCTCAAAGTCAATATGATTTTCAGTTTATTATCGGCGAATCACCTTCATTTACAAAAGTTGTTTCCTTAGCCAAAAGGGTTTCCGAAAATTCACAGTCTAATGTTTTACTATTGGGGGAAACCGGAACAGGTAAAGGAATCTTTGCGAGAGCAATCCATCACAATAGCAAATTCAAATATGAACCTTTTGTTGATATTGTTTGTACAGCAATTCCTGAATCGTTATTAGAGTCAGAACTTTTCGGTTATGAAGCTGGTGCTTTTACTGGCGCAAGAATCAGGAAATATGGTCTATTCGAAATAGCAGGAAACGGAACATTATTCCTGGATGAAATTGGTGATATCAGCTTAAACCTTCAGGCGAAATTGTTAAGAGCAATTGAAAAGAAAGTGATAAAAAGAATTGGTGGTGTTGTTGATATTCCCATAAATGCCCGCATAATTTCAGCTACAAATAAAAACCTGATTAAAATGGTCGAGGAAGGTTCATTCAGAAGAGACCTTTATCACCGGCTTAATGTTGTAACTATAGAAATTCCTCCGTTAAGAGAACGAAGAGAAGACATTATTCCTTTGGCTGATTATTTTGTCAATGAGTTCAATCGGGAGTTTGGAAAATCAGTAAAGAAAGTTCAACCTCATCTTAAACATTTCTTATTGGGATATACCTGGCCCGGCAATGTGAGAGAATTAAGAAACGCTATTGAACGTGCGGTTCTCCTTACTGATCAGGATGAATTAAAAATGACTGATTTTTCTAATATTATAAAATCAGCCCCAATTCATGCGGATGTCTCAAAAGCAGCGGAAGAAATTCCTCCGCAGGTAATCAGACTTGATTTAAACTACGCTACAACAGACCTTAAGCGACTATCAAAGTACTACGCAATTCAGGTGCTTGAAAAAGTTGGAGGGAATAAGTCTCAGGCAGCCAGATTCCTGGGAGTTTCAAGACCGAAGCTCGATGCATTATTATCAAAGAAAAAGCGCTAAATAGGGCTAAAATTATTGTAAAAAATATTTACAATTCAGCAATAAATTACCTTTCATTTCGGTAAAAATTGACCACATTTCTTCGAATTCCTTAAAAATTTCAAATTTTATAAGCTAAGTTGATGGCACTCACATTGCGCTTAGGTCAGCGTTAGGAAAGGGATTTTTATACCCTTCAATTCGTGTGTCAATTGAAAATAATTAATAATTCATCCATTCACATCATATGGTGGGAGCTATGCTACGATTCACTGCAGTTGCAGTAATTGTTTTATTTGCGGTATCGACCTTTGCTCAGGTTGAAAAAGCTGTTCGATACAGAGTTGATCAAAATGTACAGATCACTCAACAGCAAAATTCAACCAATAGCACTGTTGAGAAAGCAGATAAAATGGTTCTGCAAAACAAATCAAATTCCCAGCTTGAGGAACTTGGCGGACGTTGGGGTTGGACAAAATCCAATAGTCAGCTTGAGGAACTCGGCGGACGTTGGGGCTGGACAAAATCCAATAGTCAGCTTGAGGAACTCGGCGGACGTTGGGGCTGGACAAAATCCAATAGTCAGCTTGAGGAACTCGGCGGACGTTGGGGTTGGACAAAATCCAATAGTCAGCTTGAGGAACTCGGCGGACGTTGGGGTTGGACAAAATAACCAATTCAGCTTTCTCGAGAGAGCCTTCATTAGCATTTAATGAAGGCTTTTTTTGTATATATTCGCTCTTGATTTTTCAAAAATAATTTATGGCTGATGAAATCTTTCTTTGTTGCCTTTCTGCTTTTCGTTTGTTCTGTTTCTTTTTCACAACAGACTTCCGGCAGATTAACCTTAATTACAGATACAAAAATTTATCCTGTTGAGACCCTCAACTTCGATGGTGTTATTTATGTTGAGGCAATGCAATTCTTTAAAGGATTAGAGTTTTATATTCATTCAGAATATGGTTATTTAATAACGGAATATGATAGTGTAACAATTGAAATTACTTCGGACAACCCTTTTGTTAAGCTGAAGAATAATAAAATTAATCAGGAGGAAATTTATCAATTAACTAGCATTCCGAAACTAAAAGACAATAGGAAGCTCTATATTCCGTTAAAGGAAATAGCCAGTGTAATTAATATTTATTCAAAAAGGAATCTTCAATTCATTAGTTCAACAAGGATTAGAGTTACAGATAAAGCAGGGGAGCTAATTGTAAAGAAGCATGAAACCCCAGTAAAAATATTATCAGTAAGTATAAAAGAGGGTGATGAAAAGTCAGAGATTAGAATTCTCTCTGACAGAAAAATAGAGAATCTTTACAATTATTACAGAGGTAAAGATCTTTTCATTTATTTGTGGAATGTTCAGACTAAGACAGATTCAGTGATTGAAAATGATAATTGGTCTATTCTGAAAAGTATTTCAATTAAGAATGAAAAAGATTTTGTACAGTTTTCTATTTCATTAAACAAGGATGAAACAGTTTCCGAAATGATGAAAGGTAAATCAGAAAATGAAATAATAATCAGAATAGCCGAAAGAGATTTCGGAAGCTGGTACATAATGGAAAGTGAACACTTTAAATTAATTTACCGAGACGCTCATTCTCATCTTGCCGATTACCTTTTGAAATCTGCTGAAACTTCATTTAAAGCTTTGAGCAGGTTCTTCAATTTTCATCCGAATGAAAAAATTATAATCAATACTTATGATGTGAATGACTATGGTTTTGCTGCAACAACTTCAGTTCCTCAGAACTATATCAGACTTGAGATTGAACCTTTAGAACCAGGTTATGAAGTCGTACCTTATAATGAAAGATATCATTGGTTGCTTAGTCATGAATTAGTGCATGTGTTTGTTAATGATATGGACTCGGACTTTGAAGACGCACTCAGAAAAATCTTTGGTAAAGTTAATCCGGATAAAACACAACCTCTCACAACACTTTATTCGCTTATTACAAATCATAACAGGTACACACCAAGATGGCATCAGGAAGCAATAGCCGTTTTTTTCGAAACCTGGTTAAGTGGCGGTTATGGAAGAACACTCGGTAATTTTGATGAGATGTATTTCCGTACAAGAGTTGCAGATGGCATTGATTTCCCCACAGAAAATGAAATTGAAGAAGTTGAATCTCACGAAACGGTGTTGCTTGAACATCTTTTCTACATGTATGGGGCAAGATTTCTTTCTCATCTTGCAATAAAATATGGAGCAGAAAAAGTTATCGAATGGTTTGATACAAAAAAATCAGAATTTTATCCTTCTTACAAAGGGAAATTTTATGATGTGTTTGGAAAATCATTTTATGATGAATGGAAGGAATTTTTTGAAAAAGAAATTGAATTTCAAAAATCAAACATTCAAATCCTGAACAGCATAAAAACAACAGATATTCGTTATATCAGCAAAGAACCATTTGGTTGGGTTGGACAACCGTACTTTGATAAAAAAAATAATTCAGTACATTTTGTATATCATCAATCCGGAAAGCTTGCCTCAATGGCTACTCTGAATCTTTCGGATGGAAGTTTAATTGATTTCAGATCATTGCCTTCGCCAAGTATGATTCAGGTTGCTTCAACCGCTTTTGACGAAGAATATAATAATTTCTTTTATACGACTAACAACAATCAACTTTACAGA contains:
- a CDS encoding PD40 domain-containing protein translates to MKSFFVAFLLFVCSVSFSQQTSGRLTLITDTKIYPVETLNFDGVIYVEAMQFFKGLEFYIHSEYGYLITEYDSVTIEITSDNPFVKLKNNKINQEEIYQLTSIPKLKDNRKLYIPLKEIASVINIYSKRNLQFISSTRIRVTDKAGELIVKKHETPVKILSVSIKEGDEKSEIRILSDRKIENLYNYYRGKDLFIYLWNVQTKTDSVIENDNWSILKSISIKNEKDFVQFSISLNKDETVSEMMKGKSENEIIIRIAERDFGSWYIMESEHFKLIYRDAHSHLADYLLKSAETSFKALSRFFNFHPNEKIIINTYDVNDYGFAATTSVPQNYIRLEIEPLEPGYEVVPYNERYHWLLSHELVHVFVNDMDSDFEDALRKIFGKVNPDKTQPLTTLYSLITNHNRYTPRWHQEAIAVFFETWLSGGYGRTLGNFDEMYFRTRVADGIDFPTENEIEEVESHETVLLEHLFYMYGARFLSHLAIKYGAEKVIEWFDTKKSEFYPSYKGKFYDVFGKSFYDEWKEFFEKEIEFQKSNIQILNSIKTTDIRYISKEPFGWVGQPYFDKKNNSVHFVYHQSGKLASMATLNLSDGSLIDFRSLPSPSMIQVASTAFDEEYNNFFYTTNNNQLYRDVHLFNLSQKKHRELFPDSRTGHLTVSPNTHELFGVRHSSGKVSLVKSKYPYLILETLTVFPLGDEIQQLAVNPSGDLLAAVIHKVTGEQSIILIDLNKLNKGEELKYLIITSEGTPENISWSGDGKSLYWNAYTNGVSNIYKMNFDDGKIIPLTHTIKGLFRPIEISKNSLFAFEYSIEGFIPVIVPNKSVEKLPAINYLGQNILKKSPEVAEWMIKYDEGNIEQYKIGDEKRYYSLNNLNIQTFIPVITGFQDRKVLGIFAHITDPLLIQEFVLETGVSPFKEKNQKLRYHLRTKYNFKQKFSLAFDHNAPDFYDLFNKRKKSLLGNRSAIGYTDYIIYDNPLKIKYNSELSVYTGVKFINDNLLEIKIPDFAVFKTELDVRDLRKTIGSVDWENGNQFRFNIIAYASTPESPKYAVGTYAEWDNYNLYLFKHNTLHLKLSAGYHKTDPELLQGYFYFGGFGNREIENEPVKQFEKVFRFPGVPIYSIATDKFLKLMISNNLPPIRIPNIEIFSQSLKNINISVYTQGLLANAELSKKWIDIGAQVNFMFNHWSNLESTFSAGIAKAWWDNGNNWEWFLSYKLLKD
- a CDS encoding sigma-54 interaction domain-containing protein, which codes for MNSNKIKIKIFSDSDDMVMLNSALKQIELDSIPIVYTNVKYFVPEENAIIIIQPESLDSKMLFEIGPQVKEHPNKFLAVVSNNNALLVSTIVKFGINDVFVFPYEIMKFVNRLKELIVNKIYLTNKDSDPSLSQSQYDFQFIIGESPSFTKVVSLAKRVSENSQSNVLLLGETGTGKGIFARAIHHNSKFKYEPFVDIVCTAIPESLLESELFGYEAGAFTGARIRKYGLFEIAGNGTLFLDEIGDISLNLQAKLLRAIEKKVIKRIGGVVDIPINARIISATNKNLIKMVEEGSFRRDLYHRLNVVTIEIPPLRERREDIIPLADYFVNEFNREFGKSVKKVQPHLKHFLLGYTWPGNVRELRNAIERAVLLTDQDELKMTDFSNIIKSAPIHADVSKAAEEIPPQVIRLDLNYATTDLKRLSKYYAIQVLEKVGGNKSQAARFLGVSRPKLDALLSKKKR